Proteins encoded together in one Gemmatimonadota bacterium window:
- a CDS encoding helix-turn-helix transcriptional regulator gives MAIRMERSSGNVFEDIGFSKAEAAHLLIRSDLMSQLSQLIDTRGLTQKQAAKTLGVTQPRISDLKRGRIDRFSIDALVEMLVRLDVTVTVKTHRRARVA, from the coding sequence ATGGCCATTCGAATGGAACGGTCGTCTGGAAATGTTTTTGAGGACATTGGGTTTTCCAAGGCAGAAGCTGCACACTTGTTGATCCGCTCCGATCTCATGTCGCAACTGAGTCAGTTGATCGACACGCGCGGCCTGACCCAAAAACAAGCAGCGAAGACGCTCGGCGTGACGCAGCCGAGGATCAGTGATCTGAAGCGTGGGCGCATTGATCGGTTTAGTATCGATGCGCTTGTGGAAATGCTCGTGCGCCTCGACGTCACCGTCACCGTAAAAACCCACCGCCGCGCCCGAGTCGCGTAA